In Neospora caninum Liverpool complete genome, chromosome Ib, one DNA window encodes the following:
- a CDS encoding sodium-and chloride-dependent GABA transporter 3,related, with protein MMKRLYTTTFRQKPDRGESDGVAQLERVESLLVKHQQSRDGADADDRMLGEASSPIFNVDYYQDARRQVYNESLLFRNTAFYANKVHLDQRLDEHHLLRMHVAALERSERNGPLLMPDEFLFLESAESAGFLAPGTAHVSPVSQLLGSTIAPAPGGVPGSALHRTCSTDGVGPYPLATAGAFAGQAPGAGSPGTFQASPPGSRVPSIGAGGAAAGDRGARERVAAVLSGHLGAESMQVCNVGGEPHVLDWRAWVQRQRYRGWFNNEALFYMTVLGGIVGGQNFTIFWGQLQVWKSSMFFLPFLVYVLGVGLPTIQLEILMGNLFRGSAIKQFTQISHKFVGAGILCFLSCLLRVVLLANRSAQLLVYFIASVNTPHPWELTAQDLHDCLILSGRKFQCEASMHGTLCHYIDEEDVCMASPTGKATYYYLKELQPSTIDSSINPDQLQGKYIGAVALVWLYILAYIWRGLFKLGFLSAILMFVAGVLCVTLMMVCFFGDSDSGRDIGSVVRSTFEMGQILSALKMSHLTSSVIQCIFDDLSLGYGVFGTVGSFTKIGYNAIPSVAYATLVNCTMSLLAFAALLAAIGSIQADTGVSVSHLVSKTRGATAYFVIFPAAFTRVSVPNVFAMFLFGGIFVLNTQVAAVSINTMINMVAEARVCPKRHRKLVSTIMVVICFLFSIPFCGSNQQVRVDYFKYLMVTFLSPVVIFLEAIALGWFHNYRVQIRLAGQKAYFSHVAACWIFTVLYTALMVFFSGTRPTPLLVVPLVNSAFAAVFAFVFKDPQAAPDFATRFWALWLGNIETFRRDVCRVTLFPPRSSRPAQVCLSFFKRLFCSCCSAGPFFLCRPSMYWSFCVKYVLPAAALLPVFQGLTEFDVHWTEMAPSPNLRNAGLALIVLVYAAAGIVVFIPQIQWWLCPPPEDYMPIKMFPHHAYKPTPAPPLTRSIAQLFREFLSSSYEMSSHLAGVVSDCRMHHQRQSQFLRDMAATFPAEGTAEAYRSSHTSFPDTRVGRRSHGSNDGSEIVRRPVSAKPSKA; from the exons ATGATGAAACGGCTGTACACAACAACGTTCAGACAGAAACCCGACCGAggggagagcgacggagtTGCGCAGCTCGAGCGTGTCGAATCCCTGCTTGTAAAACATCAACAAAGTCGAGATGGAGCGG ATGCAGATGACCGCATGCTCGGGGAGGCATCCTCGCCAATCTTCAACGTGGACTACTACCAAGATGCAAGACGACAGGTGTACAACGAGTCTCTCCTGTTCAGAAATACTGCCTTCTACGCAAACAAA GTCCACCTGGATCAGCGCTTGGATGAGCACCActtgctgcgcatgcacgtggcGGCTCTGGAGCGGTCGGAGCGCAACGGGCCCCTGCTGATGCCGGACGAATTCCTGTTTCTGGAGTCCGCAGAGAGTGCCGGCTTTCTCGCACCGGGAACCGCCCACGTGTCGCCAGTTTCCCAGCTGTTGGGCTCCACCATCGCGCCGGCGCCAGGGGGCGTGCCGGGGTCGGCTTTGCACCGGACCTGCTCCACGGACGGCGTCGGGCCGTACCCGCTGGCGACTGCAGGCGCGTTCGCCGGACAAGCGCCCGGCGCGGGGAGTCCCGGGACTTTCCAGGCCAGCCCGCCGGGTTCCCGAGTCCCCTCGATCGGAGCCGGAGGCGCGgccgccggagacaggggcgccCGCGAGAGAGTGGCGGCTGTTCTCAGCGGTCACTTGGGGGCAGAGAGCATGCAAGTCTGCAACGTGGGCGGCGAGCCTCACGTCCTGGACTGGCGCGCCTGGGTCCAGCGGCAGAGATACCGCGGCTGGTTCAACAACGAGGCCTTGTTTTACATGACCGTCTTGGGCGGGATTGTCGGCGGCCAAAATTTCACGATCTTCTGGGGCCAGCTGCAAGTGTGGAAAAGCAGCatgttcttcctccccttcctcgtctaCGTCTTGGGCGTCGGCCTGCCGACGATCCAGTTGGAG ATTCTGATGGGAAATCTGTTTCGCGGATCGGCAATCAAACAGTTTACCCAGATCAGCCACAAGTTCGTGGGCGCCGGcattctctgcttcctcagtTGCCTCCTCcgcgtcgttcttctcgcca ATCGCAGTGCGCAGCTGCTGGTCTACTTTATTGCGAGCGTCAACACTCCGCACCCGTGGGAGTTGACCGCGCAAGACCTGCACGACTGCCTCATCTTGAGTGGCCGCAAATTCCAGTGTGAAGCGTCGATGCACGGCACGCTCTGCCACTACAttgacgaggaagacgtctGTATGGCATCGCCAACCGGGAAG GCGACCTACTACTACCTCAAGGAGCTTCAGCCCTCTACGATTGACTCAAGCATCAACCCAGACCAACTGCAGGGAAAGTACATCGGCGCGGTCGCCCTCGTCTGGCTTTACATACTCGCCTACATATGGCGGGGCCTCTTCAAGCTCGGATTCT TGTCTGCGATCTTGATGTTTGTTGCGGGCGTCCTGTGCGTGACCCTCATGATGGTTTGCTTCTTTGGCGACTCTGACTCGGGGAGAGACATCGGGTCCGTAGTTCGGTCCACGTTTGAGATGGGGCAAATCTTGTCGGCGCTCAAAATGTCGCACCTGACGTCCTCGGTCATCCAGTGCATCTTCGACGACCTCTCCCTCGGCTACGGAGTCTTTGGCACCGTCGGGAGCTTCACAAA GATTGGCTACAACGCGATCCCCAGCGTCGCCTATGCAACCCTCGTCAACTGCACGATGTCTCTCTTGGCCTTtgcggctcttctcgccgccatCGGCAGCATCCAG GCTGACACCGGAGTGTCTGTGAGTCACTTGGTCTCGAAGACtcgaggagcgacggcgtACTTCGTCATTTTCCCGGCCGCCTTTACGCGCGTCTCTGTGCCGAAT GTTTTCGCCATGTTTTTGTTCGGCGGTATTTTCGTCCTGAACACCCAAGTCGCCGCCGTGTCGATCAACACCATGATTAACATGGTTGCG GAGGCGCGCGTCTGCCCGAAGCGACACAGGAAGCTCGTGTCGACGATTATGGTAGTCatttgtttcctcttctcgatCCCTTTCTGCGGATCCAACCAGCAAGTG CGCGTCGACTACTTCAAGTACCTTATGGTAACGTTTTTGAGTCCCGTCGTGATTTTTCTGGAGGCAATTGCCCTCGGATGGTTCCACAACTACCGCGTCCAAATCCGCTTAGCCGGACAGAAAG CGTATTTTTCGCACGTCGCAGCATGTTGGATCTTCACAGTGCTGTACACCGCCCTGATGGTGTTTTTCTCGGGCACGCGGCCTACACCCCTTCTTGTCGTCCCCTTGGTCAATTCGGCGTTCGCggccgttttcgccttcgtcttcaaAGATCCGCAAGCGGCGCCAGATTTTGCG ACGCGTTTTTGGGCGCTCTGGCTGGGCAACATCGAGACGTTCAGGCGCGACGTGTGTCGCGTGACGCTCTTCCCACCACGCTCAAGCAGACCTGCGCAAGTTTGTCTGAGTTTCTTCAagcgcctcttctgctcctgcTGCAGTGCAGGaccgttcttcctctgcagaCCCTCAATGTACTGGTCTTTCTGCGTAAAATACGTCCTGCCGGcggccgctcttcttcctgtcttccaAG GTCTGACCGAATTCGACGTGCACTGGACAGAAATGGCGCCTTCTCCAAACCTCCGGAACGCGGGGCTCGCCCTCATCGTCCTCGTCTATGCTGCTGCTGGGATAGTCGTTTTTATTCCTCAG ATCCAGTGGTGGTTGTGCCCCCCGCCCGAGGACTACATGCCCATAAAAATGTTCCCGCACCACGCGTACAAGCCTACTCCTGCCCCGCCGCTGACGCGCTCGATTGCGCAGCTCTTCCGGGAATTCCTCAGTTCCTCGTATGAAATGTCTTCGCACCTGGCTGGAGTCGTCTCGGACTGCCGCATGCATCACCAGAGACAGTCTCAATTCCTGCGGGATATGGCCGCCACCTTCCCGGCCGAGGGCACCGCCGAAGCCTACCGCAGCAGCCACACATCCTTTCCCGACACGCGCGTTGGACGTCGGAGCCATGGAAGCAACGACGGCAGCGAGATCGTTCGCCGGCCGGTTTCTGCGAAGC CCTCCAAGGCGTAA